A genomic region of Leptospira barantonii contains the following coding sequences:
- a CDS encoding M23 family metallopeptidase, with the protein MHKYLRIFYVILFLIPFLSFHSVFSKDKTQNKAKDVKLASTLPLDSKKEKEVKEKPKKDPKKETPAQFEIIKKKEALFSFSIQTRKFSQGELLFLKLIPEKTTLSKLDRIKILWEKKEVPYTMKDSVFYAWIPVSPEFDKKSGILEIQDKNLFRKNDYKEYEIPIHKTAFSVTKVSTLTMDKKYTSEELPQETLDFIADCSKAKAEAFHSKTDLQISSDFVYPIQEVHFTSPFYKRRIYNKTKGKPHGGVDFKGGVGTPIYAINDGTVILSRAMYYEGNFTVIDHGLEVYSLYMHQSELNVKVGDKVKKGDPIGKVGSTGMSTGPHLHLGLRVQGTMVNPLSVISQKLFD; encoded by the coding sequence ATGCATAAATATCTGAGAATTTTTTACGTTATACTTTTTTTAATTCCGTTCCTAAGCTTTCATTCCGTTTTTTCCAAAGACAAGACGCAAAACAAAGCCAAGGACGTAAAACTGGCATCCACACTTCCGCTTGATTCCAAAAAGGAAAAAGAAGTTAAGGAAAAACCGAAAAAGGATCCTAAAAAAGAAACTCCTGCGCAGTTTGAAATCATCAAAAAGAAAGAAGCCCTGTTTTCTTTTTCGATTCAGACCAGAAAATTTTCACAGGGAGAACTTCTTTTTCTCAAATTGATTCCCGAAAAAACTACTCTTTCCAAATTGGATAGAATCAAAATTCTTTGGGAAAAAAAAGAAGTCCCTTATACGATGAAAGATTCGGTATTTTACGCTTGGATTCCCGTCTCTCCCGAGTTTGATAAGAAAAGTGGAATATTAGAAATTCAAGATAAAAACCTATTCCGTAAAAACGATTATAAGGAATACGAAATTCCCATTCACAAAACCGCTTTCTCTGTCACAAAAGTTTCCACGTTGACCATGGATAAAAAATACACATCCGAGGAGCTTCCTCAAGAAACTCTCGATTTTATCGCGGATTGTTCCAAGGCCAAGGCGGAAGCGTTTCATTCGAAGACGGACTTACAAATCTCTTCCGATTTTGTATACCCGATTCAAGAAGTTCATTTTACGAGTCCTTTTTACAAAAGAAGAATCTACAACAAAACGAAAGGGAAACCGCACGGCGGTGTGGATTTCAAAGGCGGGGTCGGAACTCCGATCTACGCAATCAACGACGGAACCGTAATCCTCTCCAGAGCGATGTACTACGAAGGAAATTTTACGGTTATCGATCACGGCTTGGAAGTTTATTCACTCTATATGCACCAATCGGAATTGAACGTAAAAGTAGGCGATAAGGTAAAAAAGGGAGATCCGATCGGCAAAGTAGGTTCTACGGGAATGTCGACCGGACCACATCTTCATTTGGGTTTACGCGTTCAAGGAACTATGGTAAACCCTCTCTCCGTAATTTCTCAGAAATTGTTCGATTAG